CTTTTTAAGTGAAAGCCAGAACTTTAAACATGCTGGAGGGAATAGCGGAGTTCATCTCAAAAAACTTTCCAAAGGGAAAAGCGGTGGAACTCGGAATTGGCTTCCAGCCAAAGGTTGCCCTAAAGCTCATGGAACTTGGTTACAACGTTCTAGCCGTGGATTGGAACGAGAAGGCCGTTGAAAATGCGAGAAAGCTTGGGATAAACGCAGTAAAAGACGATTTGTTCAGTCCGAGTCTTAAACTCTACAGAGATGCCGTGGTTCTGTACTCCGTTAGACCAACACCCGAGATAATGGGGCCAATCGCCAAGCTAAGCCACAGAACGGGCGTTCCAGCGGTTATTCTGCCCCTGAGCGGGGACACCGTTCCAAGGGGGTTCAAGCTCATCAACCACGACAACCTCGCGATATACGTTTATAAGCCACGAACAAAATAGAGCCGGTGGTGGTATGAAACTCTTCGGCACGGCTGGGATTAGGGGTAGGCTCTGGGAGAAAGTAACCCCTGAGTTGGCGATGAAGGTCGGCATGGCCATCGGGACTTACAGGGACGGAAAGGCCGTCGTTGCCCGCGACGGGAGAACTTCCAGCGTAATGCTCAAAAACGCGCTCGTTTCCGGTCTTCTCGCGAGCGGAATGGAAGTCCTCGACGCGGATTTAATTCCTACACCCGCCCTGGCCTGGGCGACAAGGGAACACGGCGATGCGGGTGTCATGATAACCGCAAGCCACAACCCGCCGACAGACAACGGGATAAAGGTCTTCAACGGCGATGGAACCGAGTTCTACGTGGGGCAGGAGAGGGAGCTTGAGGGGATAATCTTCTCCGGGAAGTTCAGAAGGGCGGAGTGGAACGAGATTAAAACGGTTAAGCCCCTCGACGTTGTTGACGATTACATCGGGGCAGTTCTCGACTTTGTGAGTCACGAGACGAGCCTTAGGGTGCTCTACGACGGTGCCAACGGCTCCGGAAACGTTTTGGCCCCGTACCTGCTCAGGGAGATGGGAGCGAAGGTTATAAGCATAAACGCCCACGTTGACGGACACTTTCCGGGGAGAAAGCCCGAACCGAGATACGAGAACATAGCCTACCTCGGGAAACTGGTAAGGGAACTCGGTGTGGATTTGGCGATAGCCCAGGACGGGGATGCGGACAGGATAGCAGTTTTTGACGAGAAGGGCAACTACGTAGACGAGGACACGGTAATAGCGCTCTTCGCCAAACACTACGTCGAGGAGAACGGTGGGGGGGTTGTTGTTACCTCAATAAACACCGGCTCGAGGATTGATGAGGTCGTCGAAAAAGCAGGAGGAAAGGTCGTCAGGGTCCCCCTCGGCCAGCCCCACGACGGGATAAAACGCTACAAGGCCATCTTTGCCGGCGAACCGTGGAAGCTTGTCCATCCAAAGTTCGGCAACTGGATTGACAGCTTCGTGACGATGGCACTGCTTATTAAGATGATTGACGAGAACGGCCCGCTCTCAAAGCTCGCCTCCAAGATTCCGGTGTATTACCTCAGGAAGGATAACGTTCCGTGCCCCGACGAGTTCAAAGCTAAAGTCGTTGAGAACGCAAGGAAAAAGCTTGAGGAAGCCCTCGGAGGAGAAATCAAAGAAGTGCTCACAATCTCGGGCTTCCGCTTCAACCTAAGGGACGGCTCGTGGGTTCTCGTGAGGCCCAGCGGGACGGAACCGAAGGTTCGCGTGGTCGTCGAGGGACCGAGCGAGAAAAGAAGGGACAGACTCTTCGAACTTGCTTATAAGACCGTGGTAAAAGAGGTGGAAAATCTCAAACGAAGCGCGCAGGTCTAAGGGTCCTGACGGCTATTTCTTTTCTATTCACCATCACCTTAAACCCTTCCTTGGCCACGTAGGTCTTCACGCCCGTCACCGTTTCTATGTACTTGGCCTCCTTGTAGGGGTTGGCGAAGTGCATCTTCATTCCTATGTGGCTCATTATTAGAGCGTCTGGCTTCTTCTCCATGCTCTTGAGCATTTCAACGGCATCGTCCGTGCTGAGGTGGTATGGAATCCCCATATCCCTCGGCCTTGTTATGGCCGCGATGAGAAGCCTAGCTCCATCGTGCCACTCAACGAGCCCATCGAAGTAGGCAGTATCTGGAATGTATGAGATGTCACCGTAGGAAGTTTTCATGCGGAAGCCAATCGTCGTCGGGTCGGAGTGCTGGCTCGGGGTTATGAGGAGCTCCTCCTCGCCTATCGCTATCTTGTTGCCCGGTTCCGGCGTGTGGACGCTCTCAAGGACGTCTATGTGGTACTTGCTTATCGCGGGAGTGTGGGTCTCATCGCCGTAAACGACGCTCTTCGATGCTATAAGCGTCCCCCTCTTCTTCAGCGCGCCACCAGTCATGGCCTCGACCATTACCTCAAGGTCGTTGCAGTGGTCAACGTGCCTGTGCGAAACGAAGATTGCGTCAAGCTTCCTGGGGTCGAGTTTGTAGCG
The Thermococcus sp. DNA segment above includes these coding regions:
- a CDS encoding UPF0146 family protein, which translates into the protein MLEGIAEFISKNFPKGKAVELGIGFQPKVALKLMELGYNVLAVDWNEKAVENARKLGINAVKDDLFSPSLKLYRDAVVLYSVRPTPEIMGPIAKLSHRTGVPAVILPLSGDTVPRGFKLINHDNLAIYVYKPRTK
- the glmM gene encoding phosphoglucosamine mutase is translated as MKLFGTAGIRGRLWEKVTPELAMKVGMAIGTYRDGKAVVARDGRTSSVMLKNALVSGLLASGMEVLDADLIPTPALAWATREHGDAGVMITASHNPPTDNGIKVFNGDGTEFYVGQERELEGIIFSGKFRRAEWNEIKTVKPLDVVDDYIGAVLDFVSHETSLRVLYDGANGSGNVLAPYLLREMGAKVISINAHVDGHFPGRKPEPRYENIAYLGKLVRELGVDLAIAQDGDADRIAVFDEKGNYVDEDTVIALFAKHYVEENGGGVVVTSINTGSRIDEVVEKAGGKVVRVPLGQPHDGIKRYKAIFAGEPWKLVHPKFGNWIDSFVTMALLIKMIDENGPLSKLASKIPVYYLRKDNVPCPDEFKAKVVENARKKLEEALGGEIKEVLTISGFRFNLRDGSWVLVRPSGTEPKVRVVVEGPSEKRRDRLFELAYKTVVKEVENLKRSAQV
- a CDS encoding MBL fold metallo-hydrolase: MIEITFLGSGGGRFITITQFRSTGGFHIRASRNVYVDPGPGALVRSWRYKLDPRKLDAIFVSHRHVDHCNDLEVMVEAMTGGALKKRGTLIASKSVVYGDETHTPAISKYHIDVLESVHTPEPGNKIAIGEEELLITPSQHSDPTTIGFRMKTSYGDISYIPDTAYFDGLVEWHDGARLLIAAITRPRDMGIPYHLSTDDAVEMLKSMEKKPDALIMSHIGMKMHFANPYKEAKYIETVTGVKTYVAKEGFKVMVNRKEIAVRTLRPARFV